A single region of the Salvia miltiorrhiza cultivar Shanhuang (shh) chromosome 8, IMPLAD_Smil_shh, whole genome shotgun sequence genome encodes:
- the LOC131001112 gene encoding uncharacterized protein LOC131001112 — MGALMSKMWFMLFPAKEYKIVVVGLDNAGKTTTLYKLHLGEVVTTHPTVGSNVEEVVYKNIRFEVWDLGGQDRLRTSWTTYYRGTHAVIVVIDSTDRARISIMKDELFGLLPNEDLQSAVVLVFANKQDLKDAMTPAEITDALSLHSIKNHDWHIQACCALTGEGLYDGLGWIAQRVAGKATT; from the exons ATGGGGGCGCTGATGTCAAAGATGTGGTTCATGCTGTTTCCGGCGAAGGAGTACAAGATCGTGGTGGTGGGGCTCGACAACGCCGGAAAAACGACGACGCTTTACAAGCTCCATTTGGGGGAGGTGGTCACTACGCATCCAACTGTCGGCAGCAATGTTGAAGAGGTTGTCTACAAGAATATTCGATTTGAG GTGTGGGATCTTGGCGGTCAGGATAGGTTGAGGACATCGTGGACAACATATTATCGCGGGACTCATGCTGTTATAGTAGTTATAGACAGCACGGATAGAGCTCGGATCTCCATAATGAAAGACGAACTATTCGGGCTGCTTCCAAATGAGGATCTCCAGAGTGCAGTAGTACTCGTATTTGCTAACAAACAGGATCTCAAGGACGCTATGACCCCTGCTGAGATAACCGATGCTCTATCTCTTCACAGTATCAAGAACCACGACTGGCACATCCAAGCTTGCTGTGCACTAACCGGTGAAGGCCTATACGATGGTCTCGGATGGATTGCACAAAGAGTCGCTGGAAAAGCAACCACCTAG
- the LOC131001113 gene encoding guanine nucleotide-binding protein subunit gamma 2-like, producing the protein MQSANSEEAGMAATDTRGKHWISAELKRLEQETRFLEEELEQLEKMEKASASCKEMLISVQTTADPLLPLTIGPINPFWDRWFEGAQNSSGCRCPIL; encoded by the exons atgcaaagTGCGAATTCAGAGGAGGCGGGAATGGCAGCAACGGATACAAGGGGGAAGCACTGGATTTCTGCTGAATTAAAGAGGCTTGAGCAAGAAACTCGATTCTTGGag GAGGAACTGGAGCAGctagagaaaatggagaaggcATCAGCTTCTTGTAAAGA AATGCTGATTAGTGTGCAAACCACAGCAGATCCCCTGCTCCCACT AACAATTGGTCCCATAAATCCATTCTGGGACAGATGGTTCGAAGGAGCACAAAATTCTTCAGGATGCAGGTGTCCGATACTATGA